A part of Prionailurus viverrinus isolate Anna chromosome E1, UM_Priviv_1.0, whole genome shotgun sequence genomic DNA contains:
- the TMC6 gene encoding LOW QUALITY PROTEIN: transmembrane channel-like protein 6 (The sequence of the model RefSeq protein was modified relative to this genomic sequence to represent the inferred CDS: deleted 1 base in 1 codon) — translation MAQPLPFVLNVPELPEDHDREPSPFDESEVHDSFHQLIQEQSQCVAEEGLELRQRGLGAAAPGTSGSGRQALVGPEDAAAHSTATLRILASMPSRTIGRSRGAIISQYYNRTVRLRRRVSRPQLGGVGRSARPSLRLYDLELDPAALEEEEKRSLLVKELQSLTVAQRGHMLKGMPLGLAEKRSLREESRTLTGKHREQRGRRGLLACCGWLRDTCVLALHGLGLWLLAGLHGLKPWRYALKQIGGQFGSSVLSYFLFLKTLLAFNALLLLPVLAFVVGVQAAFPPPASPGPVPAFTGLELLTGGGRLTHTVMYYGYYGNSTLNPPCGPAPDGGQCGRETDGLPYNMPLAYLFTVGGAFFITCITLVYSMSHSFGESYRVGSTSGVHAITVFCSWDHKVTQRRASRLQHDNIRTHLKELLAEGQLRQGPRSVCGRLRQVAVLGLVWLLCLAITLGCTVAVYAFSELMIQSPVSAEQGGALLALPVVVCLLNLGAPYLYRGLAALERHDSPVLQVYVAVCRNLILKMVILGILCYHWLGRRVGTLRDQCWENFVGQELYRLMVLDFIFILLDTLFGELVWRLISERKLKRKEKPEFDIAGNVLELIYGQTLTWLGVLFAPLLPAVQIIKLVFLFYVKKTSLMANCQAPRRPWLASHMSTVFISLLCLPSFLGAAVFLCYAVWQVKPSSTCGPFRTLDTMYEAGKVWVRRLEKAGPRVSWLPWVHRYLVENTFPVYLVSALLLAVIYLNIQVVKGQRKVICLLREQISNEGEDKIFLINKLHSVYEKKERSRGGRTQEAERLEEDPDAR, via the exons ATGGCCCAGCCGCTGCCCTTTGTCCTCAATGTCCCTGAGCTCCCGGAGGACCATGA CCGGGAGCCCAGCCCGTTCGACGAGAGTGAAGTCCATGACTCCTTCCACCAGCTCATCCAGGAGCAGAGCCAGTGCGTGGCTGAGGAGGGACTGGAGTTACggcagagggggctgggggccgcaGCCCCGGGGACCTCGG GCAGTGGCCGCCAGGCCCTCGTGGGGCCCGAGGATGCTGCTGCCCACAGCACGGCCACGCTCCGCATCCTGGCCAGCATGCCTAGTCGCACCATCG GCCGCAGCCGCGGGGCCATCATCTCCCAGTACTACAACCGCACGGTGCGGCTTCGGCGCAGGGTCAGCCGGCCCCAGCTCGGGGGCGTGGGGCGCTCGGCCCGGCCCAGCCTCCGCCTCTATGACCTGGAGCTGGACCCCGCGGCCCTCGAGGAGGAGG AGAAGCGGTCCCTGCTGGTGAAGGAGCTCCAGAGCCTGACGGTGGCCCAGCGGGGCCACATGCTGAAGGGAATGCCCTTGGGCCTGGCCGAGAAACGCAGCCTGCG AGAGGAGAGCCGGACCCTGACGGGGAAGCACAGGGAGCAGCGGGGCCGGCGTGGGCTCCTCGCCTGCTGCGGTTGGCTCCGAGACACCTGCGTCCTG GCCCTGCACGGCCTGGGGCTCTGGCTGCTGGCGGGTCTGCACGGCCTGAAGCCCTGGCGCTACGCCCTGAAGCAGATCGGAGGCCAGTTCGGCTCCAGCGTGCTCTCCTACTTCCTCTTCCTCAAGACCCTGCTGGCCTTCAACGCCCTCCTGCTGCTGCCCGTGCTGGCCTTTGTCGTGGGCGTGCAGGCCGCCTTCCCGCCACCAGCCTCCCCGGGCCCCGTCCCCGCCTTCACGGGCCTGGAGCTGCTCACGGGCGGG GGCCGTCTCACCCACACCGTCATGTACTACGGCTACTATGGCAACAGCACGCTGAACCCGCCGTGCGGGCCCGCCCCGGACGGCGGTCAGTGTGGCCGCGAGACCGACGGCCTGCCCTACAACATGCCCCTGGCCTACCTCTTCACTGTGGGCGGAGCCTTCTTTATCACCTGCATCACCCTGGTGTACAG CATGTCACACTCTTTTGGGGAGAGCTACCGGGTGGGCAGCACCTCGGGGGTTCATGCCATCACCGTGTTCTGCTCCTGGGACCACAAGGTGACTCAGAGACGGGCCTCCCGCCTCCAGCACGACAACATCCGAACCCATCTGAAG GAGCTGCTGGCCGAGGGGCAGCTGCGGCAGGGTCCCCGGAGCGTGTGCGGGCGGCTGAGGCAGGTGGCGGTGCTGGGCCTCGTGTGGCTGCTGTGCCTGGCGATCACGCTGGGCTGCACCGTGGCCGTCTACGCCTTCTCCGAGCTCATGATCCAG agCCCCGTGTCTGCTGAGCAG GGGGGGGCGCTGCTGGCCCTGCCGGTGGTGGTCTGCCTCCTCAACCTGGGGGCCCCCTACCTGTACCGCGGCCTGGCGGCCCTGGAGCGACACGACTCCCCAGTGCTGCAGGTGTACGTGGCCGTCTGCAG GAACCTCATCCTCAAGATGGTCATCCTGGGAATTCTTTGCTACCACTGGCTGGGCCGCAGGGTGGGCACCCTGAGGGACCAG TGCTGGGAGAACTTTGTGGGCCAGGAGCTGTACCGGCTAATGGTGCTGGATTTCATCTTTATACTGCTGGACACGCTTTTCGGGGAGCTGGTGTGGAG GCTCATCTCCGAGAGGAAGCTTAAGAGGAAGGAGAAGCCGGAGTTTGACATTGCCGGGAATGTTCTGGAGCTGATTTACGGGCAGACCCTGACCTG gctGGGGGTCCTCtttgctcccctcctccctgccgtCCAGATCATCAAGCTGGTGTTCCTCTTCTACGTCAAGAAG ACGAGCCTGATGGCCAACTGCCAGGCGCCCCGCAGGCCCTGGCTGGCCTCCCACATGAGCACCGTCTTCATCTCGCTGCTCTGCCTCCCGTCCTTCCTGGGAGCCGCCGTCTTCCTCTGCTACGCCGTGTGGCA GGTGAAGCCCTCCAGCACCTGCGGCCCCTTCCGGACCCTGGACACCATGTACGAGGCGGGCAAGGTGTGGGTGCGGCGCCTGGAGAAGGCGGGCCCTAGGGTCTCCTGGCTGCCCTGGGTCCACCGGTACCTGGTGGAAAACACCTTCCCCGTCTACCTGGTGTCGGCCCTGCTGCT GGCTGTGATCTACCTCAACATCCAGGTGGTGAAGGGCCAGCGGAAGGTCATCTGCCTCCTCCGGGAGCAGATCAGCAAT GAGGGGGAAGACAAAATCTTCTTGATCAACAAGCTTCACTCTGTCTacgagaagaaggagaggagcag GGGTGGTAGAACCCAGGAGGCCGAGAGGCTCGAGGAGGATCCGGACGCCCGCTAG